The following proteins are encoded in a genomic region of Cryptomeria japonica chromosome 11, Sugi_1.0, whole genome shotgun sequence:
- the LOC131072049 gene encoding uncharacterized protein LOC131072049, giving the protein MQLAEWALGGRSWSAPSIYISPRMGGGPRTYPGGVSKWQWKKMQEKKSKQILKARLLRERQLYEMRKRAELKAADLEKPWEITRTTQAPTLFAVTADDQLQAMADRFVRRGAIDLWTDKDGPLSHSAAFVTRDGKPSARVFPRDALYSTQPYSLASPLPPDNHNGRSSNPSPSRYLPPHNHDGHSSNLSPSRYPPPQNHNGRSSNLSSSRYPPQNHNGRSSNLSSSRYPPQNHNGRSSNLSSSRYPPPQNHNGRSSNPSPSRYPPHPPPHNRNSTPMIGKSIITRSISVLSSVSGQGNFSDAHITKENHKQKSVKDTERQRHRFLASPAPPRADGQGYSNKTKSSAPKSAMHTFAGFNLEKRSTQRLREASYESKTDMD; this is encoded by the coding sequence ATGCAGTTAGCAGAGTGGGCATTGGGAGGGCGGTCATGGAGCGCTCCATCGATCTACATCTCTCCAAGAATGGGAGGGGGACCTCGTACTTACCCTGGCGGAGTGAGCAAATGGCAGTGGAAGAAAATGCAGGAAAAGAAAAGCAAGCAAATTCTCAAAGCGAGGCTCCTCCGAGAGCGTCAGCTCTATGAGATGCGGAAGCGCGCGGAGCTCAAAGCCGCAGATCTTGAGAAGCCATGGGAAATCACTCGAACTACTCAGGCCCCCACACTTTTCGCCGTCACAGCAGACGATCAGCTGCAGGCCATGGCCGACAGGTTTGTCAGGCGCGGTGCCATCGATTTGTGGACGGATAAAGATGGCCCTCTTTCTCACTCCGCTGCCTTCGTTACACGGGATGGAAAGCCCTCCGCTAGGGTTTTTCCCCGAGATGCCCTTTACAGCACACAACCCTACTCCCTCGCTTCACCTCTTCCTCCTGACAACCACAATGGGCGCAGTTCAAATCCTTCACCTTCTCGCTATCTTCCTCCCCACAACCATGATGGCCACAGTTCAAATCTTTCGCCTTCTCGTTATCCGCCTCCTCAAAACCACAATGGCCGCAGTTCAAATCTTTCGTCATCTCGCTATCCTCCTCAAAACCACAATGGCCGCAGTTCAAATCTTTCGTCATCTCGCTATCCTCCTCAAAACCACAATGGCCGCAGTTCAAATCTTTCGTCTTCTCGCTATCCTCCTCCTCAAAACCATAATGGCCGCAGTTCAAATCCTTCACCTTCTCgttatcctcctcatcctcctcctcacaACCGCAATTCCACGCCCATGATAGGGAAATCTATCATTACACGTTCCATTTCAGTGTTATCTTCTGTGTCAGGGCAGGGTAATTTCAGTGATGCTCACATAACGAAGGAGAATCACAAACAGAAATCTGTCAAAGATACAGAGCGACAGAGACACCGATTTCTCGCTTCTCCTGCGCCACCGCGTGCTGACGGACAGGGCTATTCAAACAAAACAAAATCCTCCGCTCCCAAGAGTGCAATGCATACTTTTGCAGGTTTTAATCTGGAAAAACGTTCAACGCAAAGACTCAGAGAGGCTTCCTATGAATCTAAGACGGACATGGACTGA